One window from the genome of Gemmatimonadaceae bacterium encodes:
- a CDS encoding helix-turn-helix domain-containing protein gives MTPGQIPDGYLEHAPPPSLREYVECFWTRGAPLPNATVEHIIPDGGIDLVLGYGGAKAAERPNAMLAVGTMTRPLILGSQEERQLAFVGVRFWPGRALPFLGVPAAELTDLRVDIAELWPNRGATLERLEGYDAAAVRRAFEELLIHRLERARPLDMTVDGAVRAILRAGGNLSIAALAPALGVTRQHMARAFALHVGVPPKMFARVARVRRALAKARVAASLDWATLALEVGYYDQSHLAGEVKEITGRTPSEWLVSA, from the coding sequence GTGACGCCTGGCCAAATACCCGACGGCTATCTCGAGCACGCGCCGCCGCCTTCGCTGCGCGAGTACGTGGAGTGTTTCTGGACGCGCGGGGCGCCGCTGCCTAACGCGACCGTGGAGCACATCATTCCGGATGGCGGCATCGACCTCGTGCTTGGCTACGGCGGGGCGAAGGCGGCCGAGCGGCCGAACGCGATGCTCGCGGTTGGCACGATGACGCGTCCGCTAATTCTCGGCAGTCAAGAAGAAAGGCAGCTCGCTTTCGTCGGTGTGCGATTCTGGCCTGGACGCGCGCTTCCCTTCCTCGGCGTGCCGGCGGCGGAGCTCACCGATTTGCGAGTCGATATCGCCGAACTCTGGCCTAACCGCGGGGCGACTCTCGAGAGGCTGGAGGGCTATGACGCGGCGGCGGTGCGCCGCGCCTTCGAGGAGCTCCTGATTCATCGATTAGAGCGTGCGCGACCGTTGGACATGACAGTCGACGGCGCGGTGCGCGCGATCCTGCGCGCGGGTGGCAACCTCTCCATCGCCGCGCTAGCGCCGGCGCTCGGCGTGACGCGTCAGCACATGGCGCGCGCGTTCGCACTGCACGTCGGCGTTCCGCCGAAAATGTTCGCGCGCGTTGCACGCGTGCGTCGTGCACTCGCGAAAGCACGCGTGGCCGCCTCGCTCGATTGGGCGACGCTCGCGCTCGAAGTGGGTTACTACGATCAGTCGCATCTCGCGGGCGAGGTCAAAGAGATCACCGGCCGGACGCCGAGCGAATGGCTTGTTTCCGCCTGA
- a CDS encoding serine hydrolase encodes MLSRHLVRIGILLALPYTGAVAQSSPAADPLRDLDAYTAKAVADWKVPGLAIAVVKDGRIVFAKGYGVREFGKPAPVDTQTLFAIGSTTKAMTSASIGMLVDEGKLKWDDKVTKILPGFQLADPYVTRELTVRDLLTHRAGLGNADVLWYRSDNSADEVIRRVRFAEPAYSLRSSFIYQNIMYAVAGQIVAAESGMPWERFVRTRIFAPIGMPNAVPLGDSLRGRSNVASPHYLFGDTIRVVGNASVDAVASAGAVWASVADMARWMRFALDSGRVDGTRLLKPETYAEWLKPETMVTPEEFYPTARLTKPHWTTYAFGWFQEDYSGRMVDFHTGSIDGMVAIIGLIPDEKLGVYVLANMDHAEVRHALMYRVFDTCLGNPPRDWSGDLLKLYGGIRAAGDSARRRAEARRIPNTRASLSLDQYSGTYSDSLVGDVVVSFENGKLRLRSSSTHAGTLEHWEYDTFRLHWDNTWEGSSFATFTIGRDGVPSRLDLEGDVLRRVERQRASAQR; translated from the coding sequence ATGCTCAGCCGTCATTTGGTTCGAATTGGGATTTTGCTTGCGTTGCCATATACCGGCGCGGTCGCGCAGAGCAGCCCCGCAGCGGATCCGCTTCGCGACCTCGATGCATATACGGCGAAAGCAGTCGCCGACTGGAAAGTCCCAGGGCTCGCAATCGCCGTCGTGAAAGACGGCCGCATCGTGTTCGCCAAAGGCTACGGTGTCCGCGAGTTCGGCAAGCCAGCACCCGTCGACACGCAGACGCTCTTCGCCATCGGCTCGACCACGAAGGCCATGACGTCCGCCTCGATCGGTATGCTCGTCGACGAAGGGAAGCTCAAGTGGGATGACAAGGTCACGAAGATCCTGCCGGGTTTCCAGCTCGCCGATCCCTACGTCACGCGCGAGCTCACGGTGCGTGATCTCCTCACGCACCGCGCGGGTCTCGGGAACGCCGACGTACTGTGGTATCGTTCGGACAATTCCGCGGATGAGGTCATCCGCCGCGTGCGTTTCGCCGAGCCGGCGTATTCGCTGCGCTCGAGCTTCATCTACCAGAACATCATGTATGCCGTCGCAGGCCAGATCGTCGCGGCCGAGAGCGGTATGCCCTGGGAGCGGTTCGTCCGCACGCGCATCTTCGCGCCGATCGGAATGCCTAACGCGGTTCCACTCGGCGATTCGCTGCGCGGCCGCAGCAATGTCGCGTCGCCACACTATCTTTTTGGCGACACCATCCGCGTCGTCGGCAACGCCAGCGTCGACGCGGTCGCGTCCGCGGGCGCAGTGTGGGCGAGCGTCGCTGACATGGCGCGTTGGATGCGCTTCGCCCTCGACAGCGGCCGGGTCGACGGGACGCGACTGCTCAAGCCCGAGACGTACGCCGAGTGGCTCAAGCCGGAGACCATGGTCACTCCCGAAGAGTTCTATCCCACCGCGCGCCTAACGAAACCCCACTGGACGACTTACGCCTTTGGCTGGTTCCAGGAGGATTACTCCGGCAGAATGGTCGATTTCCATACCGGTAGCATCGACGGCATGGTCGCGATCATCGGCCTGATTCCCGATGAGAAGTTGGGCGTCTACGTGCTTGCGAACATGGACCACGCCGAGGTGCGGCACGCGCTCATGTATCGCGTCTTCGATACGTGTCTCGGCAATCCACCGCGCGATTGGAGCGGCGATCTGCTGAAGCTCTACGGCGGTATACGTGCCGCCGGTGACTCGGCACGTCGTCGCGCCGAAGCACGCCGCATTCCGAATACACGTGCCTCGCTCTCACTCGATCAATACTCCGGCACGTACTCCGATTCGCTCGTTGGCGATGTCGTGGTCTCATTCGAGAACGGCAAGCTGCGGCTTCGCTCGAGCTCGACGCACGCCGGCACGCTCGAGCACTGGGAGTACGACACGTTCCGGCTGCATTGGGACAACACCTGGGAGGGGTCGTCATTCGCAACGTTCACCATCGGTCGTGACGGAGTGCCGAGCCGGCTCGACCTCGAGGGGGACGTACTGCGCCGCGTCGAGCGCCAACGCGCGAGCGCACAACGCTGA
- a CDS encoding amino acid permease translates to MTGTGQAPTTLARRLGMFDATMIVMGGIIGAGIFINPSVVARLVHTPALILTPWLIGGAIALAGAFVYAELADRKPDVGGQYAYIRDAFHPMVAFLYGWTLLLVTQTGGMAAVAVTFAAYFRELTGIGLTTRVLAIAILLVLTVINCFGVRAGSNVQSTLMVLKILAVAALVVVGGSAHRLEASVLPTGQPVPVAALAAAMVPVLFAYGGWQTASFVSGEMCEPRRDLPRALLIGVLGVVVLYLAVNIVCLHVLGADGLAATTTPASEVMRRVLGPVGARLIAAGIAVSTVGFLSQGMLTAPRAYFAMARDGVFFRQVAYVSPRSRAPVVAIAVQGVWAAVIAFSGKYEQILNYVVALDAVFFGLTGAALLVFRRRERRLPGGFRMPGHPWTTIVFVAAFWALAVNTVIQNPRSAGIGVLILLAGIPAYYGWRRPARS, encoded by the coding sequence ATGACCGGGACCGGCCAAGCACCGACCACGCTCGCGCGGCGGCTGGGGATGTTCGACGCGACGATGATCGTGATGGGCGGGATCATTGGCGCGGGGATCTTCATCAATCCGTCCGTAGTGGCGCGGCTCGTTCACACGCCGGCATTGATCCTCACGCCGTGGCTCATCGGTGGCGCGATCGCGCTCGCCGGCGCGTTCGTCTACGCGGAATTGGCCGATCGGAAGCCGGACGTCGGTGGACAGTATGCGTACATCCGAGACGCGTTCCATCCAATGGTCGCTTTTCTCTACGGATGGACACTGCTCCTCGTGACGCAAACGGGCGGAATGGCGGCAGTTGCTGTGACATTCGCCGCGTATTTTCGGGAGCTGACCGGCATCGGCCTAACGACACGAGTGCTGGCGATCGCGATCCTGCTCGTGCTGACCGTGATCAACTGCTTCGGCGTCCGCGCGGGAAGCAATGTTCAGAGCACGCTCATGGTGCTCAAGATTCTCGCGGTCGCGGCGCTCGTCGTCGTCGGCGGCAGCGCACACCGGCTCGAGGCGTCCGTACTGCCGACTGGTCAACCGGTGCCGGTTGCGGCTCTCGCGGCGGCGATGGTGCCCGTCCTCTTTGCCTATGGAGGTTGGCAAACCGCGTCATTCGTAAGTGGCGAGATGTGCGAGCCGCGCCGCGATCTCCCGCGTGCACTACTCATCGGGGTGCTGGGCGTCGTGGTCCTGTACCTGGCGGTGAATATCGTCTGTCTGCACGTGCTCGGCGCCGATGGCCTGGCAGCGACGACGACGCCCGCATCGGAGGTGATGCGGCGTGTCCTTGGCCCGGTTGGCGCGCGATTGATTGCCGCGGGCATCGCCGTGTCGACGGTAGGCTTTCTGAGCCAGGGCATGCTGACGGCGCCGCGCGCGTACTTCGCGATGGCGCGCGACGGCGTGTTTTTCCGGCAGGTCGCGTACGTGAGCCCGCGTTCGCGGGCGCCGGTCGTTGCGATCGCGGTGCAGGGCGTCTGGGCAGCGGTGATCGCGTTCTCGGGAAAATATGAGCAAATTCTCAATTACGTCGTCGCGCTCGACGCGGTGTTTTTCGGATTGACGGGCGCGGCACTGCTCGTGTTTCGCCGCCGCGAGCGGCGCTTGCCGGGTGGATTCCGCATGCCCGGACACCCGTGGACGACGATCGTTTTCGTCGCGGCGTTCTGGGCGCTGGCGGTCAACACGGTGATTCAGAATCCACGCTCGGCGGGGATCGGTGTCTTGATTCTGCTCGCGGGAATACCGGCGTACTACGGCTGGCGGCGACCGGCGAGGTCTTAG
- a CDS encoding TonB-dependent receptor: MGARRAIGCAVAAIIVSLPTTARTQVTRLRGLVYDSVAALPLAGAHVELVNADDRSRILFSTTSDSLGRFVLDSVAIGRYIAGFVHPMLDSLGLGVMQHLLTVTDGSELRVDLAVPSPGRIELALCRGDEDRNTNGAVIGYVLNSHSLVGTESSIVLAEWSEIILGKNGVGRDILSRRATTDASGWFVICGVPTASSVILRAIRGADTSGAIELDIPKSRIARRNLYIDHLVPTDSTGPVGSAPDSGAPKRRTSSLAGWVRSEDGVPIPGARVKLFNSDVVGVTNDDGAFQLAGVPGGTQTLNTRAIGFVPDERAVDLTDRHVPVVIGLLTIRRFLDTVHVRASRPTLTSAVGFDARMRLGAGKFFTANDIDRIHPHEVTDILRRAPGVTVSTDNSRRVTIRMRGEMENCTPAIFLDGKQLINWELSDLNALVEADQVGAMEVYTPSMTPAGFRTKQGCGTVLLWTRGSRP, encoded by the coding sequence ATGGGCGCTCGACGCGCCATTGGATGTGCTGTCGCTGCGATTATCGTCTCACTTCCGACGACCGCGCGCACTCAAGTGACGAGGCTTCGTGGCCTCGTGTACGACAGCGTCGCCGCTCTCCCCCTCGCTGGCGCACATGTCGAGCTGGTCAATGCCGACGATCGCTCGCGCATCCTTTTCAGCACTACGTCTGACTCGTTAGGTCGGTTCGTGCTCGACAGCGTCGCAATCGGGAGATACATCGCGGGCTTCGTTCATCCGATGCTCGACTCGCTCGGACTCGGCGTGATGCAGCATCTCCTGACCGTCACCGATGGTAGCGAGTTACGCGTCGATCTTGCCGTTCCGTCACCGGGGCGGATCGAGCTCGCACTGTGCCGCGGCGACGAAGACCGGAATACGAACGGAGCGGTCATCGGCTATGTCTTGAACTCACACTCGCTCGTCGGCACCGAAAGCAGCATCGTGCTCGCCGAATGGAGCGAGATCATCCTTGGTAAGAATGGCGTTGGGCGCGACATTCTCTCGCGGCGCGCGACGACCGACGCCAGCGGATGGTTCGTCATCTGCGGCGTGCCCACGGCGTCTTCGGTCATCCTGCGTGCCATCAGGGGCGCGGACACCAGCGGCGCGATCGAGTTGGATATTCCAAAGTCTCGCATCGCGCGGCGTAATCTGTACATCGATCATTTGGTGCCGACCGACAGCACTGGCCCCGTCGGCAGCGCTCCCGACAGCGGCGCCCCGAAGCGGCGGACGAGTAGTCTCGCCGGCTGGGTGCGATCGGAGGATGGCGTACCGATTCCAGGTGCGCGCGTCAAGCTGTTCAACAGCGATGTCGTTGGTGTCACCAATGACGACGGGGCGTTCCAACTCGCGGGAGTCCCTGGCGGTACGCAAACTTTAAACACGCGCGCCATTGGCTTCGTGCCTGACGAGCGGGCCGTCGATCTCACCGACCGGCATGTTCCGGTAGTGATTGGTCTGCTGACGATCCGGCGGTTCCTCGACACCGTGCACGTTCGCGCCTCACGCCCGACACTGACGAGTGCCGTCGGCTTCGACGCCCGTATGCGGCTCGGCGCTGGGAAGTTTTTCACCGCAAACGACATCGATCGGATACATCCGCACGAGGTCACGGACATTCTACGGCGCGCACCCGGCGTCACCGTGTCGACAGACAACTCTCGTCGGGTGACGATCCGCATGCGCGGCGAAATGGAGAATTGCACGCCGGCGATCTTCCTCGACGGCAAGCAGCTGATCAACTGGGAATTGAGCGATCTCAATGCGCTGGTCGAGGCCGATCAGGTGGGTGCGATGGAGGTCTATACGCCTTCGATGACGCCGGCCGGATTCCGCACCAAGCAAGGCTGCGGCACGGTCCTGCTGTGGACCCGCGGCTCACGCCCCTAA
- a CDS encoding prolyl oligopeptidase family serine peptidase has product MPQSHRARSIVAAALAALAASGASAQVQQSQRIAYPETRKVDTVNDFFGTKVVDPYRWMEDLNAPDVANWVKQENAVTEQYFSQLGMRAHFKNRITELWNYPKVSLPFRVGGRLYYARNTGLQRQSVFYSRTSLGGTPTLVMDPNTLSADGSIALAGFAPSPDGKYLAYGISEGGADWRTLLVRELETGKQLADTVRWLKGGGMSWTKDGNGFYYSRFPQPDAGKQLQNAIRDEKMYYHRIGTTQSQDELIYERPDHPDWFVGGGVSEDGRYLFVFVNRGTEPQNRLYVADLGDPKQPRVDAPIRPLFDKGDAQYSPIGNVGSTIYLQTDRDAERSKVVAFDIAAPESWRTVVPEQMNAIEQIAMYKGGIALNFLEDVKAHVQLYDLDGKPIGDLTLPAIGSLQGLSTREDTPEIFYGFTSPLYPSTVFRYDPATKKSTPFEAPKLSFDASQYETRALFSTSKDGTRVPLFVTMKKGLALDGNNPAMLYGYGGFDIATTPSFRPDVLAWLEQGGIWATASMRGGSEYGEAWHKAGMFERKQNVFDDFIAAAEYLVKEGYSSPAKLGIMGGSNGGLLVGAVEEQRPELFAVALPAVGVMDMLRYHKFTGGGAWATEYGSADDSTQFQYLVKYSPVHNVKAGTCYPATLITTADHDDRVVPSHSFKFAAAMQAAQGCAKPVVIRVETQGSHGYRPTDKRIAELADEWAFTAANMGMTTKVTP; this is encoded by the coding sequence ATGCCGCAATCTCATCGAGCGCGGTCGATTGTCGCTGCCGCTCTCGCCGCGCTGGCCGCGTCAGGTGCCAGCGCACAGGTCCAGCAGAGCCAGCGCATCGCGTATCCTGAGACCAGGAAGGTCGATACGGTCAACGATTTCTTTGGAACCAAGGTCGTCGATCCGTATCGATGGATGGAAGACCTGAACGCGCCCGATGTCGCCAATTGGGTGAAGCAGGAGAACGCGGTCACTGAGCAATACTTCTCGCAGCTCGGGATGCGCGCGCATTTCAAGAATCGAATTACCGAGTTGTGGAACTATCCCAAGGTTTCGCTGCCCTTCCGCGTCGGCGGGCGGCTGTACTACGCCCGCAACACGGGCCTCCAGCGGCAGAGTGTCTTCTATAGCCGTACATCGTTAGGCGGAACGCCAACGCTGGTCATGGATCCGAACACGCTTTCCGCCGATGGCTCCATCGCGCTCGCCGGCTTTGCTCCGTCGCCCGACGGGAAGTACCTCGCGTACGGCATCTCCGAAGGTGGCGCGGATTGGCGGACGCTGCTGGTGCGAGAGCTCGAGACGGGCAAGCAGCTCGCGGATACCGTGCGCTGGCTCAAGGGCGGTGGGATGAGCTGGACGAAAGACGGAAACGGCTTCTACTACTCGCGCTTTCCGCAGCCCGACGCGGGAAAACAGCTGCAGAACGCGATCCGCGATGAGAAGATGTACTACCACCGTATCGGCACGACGCAGTCACAGGACGAGTTGATCTACGAGCGACCCGACCATCCGGACTGGTTTGTCGGCGGCGGCGTGAGCGAGGATGGTCGCTACCTGTTCGTATTTGTGAATCGCGGAACGGAGCCGCAGAATCGACTCTACGTCGCCGATCTCGGCGATCCGAAGCAGCCCAGGGTCGACGCCCCGATTCGGCCGCTCTTCGACAAGGGCGACGCGCAGTACTCGCCGATCGGCAACGTCGGCTCGACAATCTACTTGCAGACCGATCGCGACGCGGAGCGGAGTAAGGTCGTCGCGTTCGACATCGCCGCACCAGAATCGTGGCGCACGGTGGTGCCGGAGCAGATGAACGCGATCGAGCAGATCGCGATGTACAAGGGCGGCATCGCCCTCAATTTCCTGGAGGACGTCAAGGCGCACGTTCAGCTCTATGATCTCGACGGCAAACCGATCGGCGATCTGACGCTCCCAGCCATCGGCTCGTTGCAAGGTCTCTCAACTCGAGAGGACACCCCGGAGATCTTCTACGGCTTCACCTCGCCGCTCTATCCCTCCACGGTGTTCCGCTACGATCCGGCGACGAAGAAAAGCACGCCCTTCGAGGCGCCGAAGCTCAGCTTCGACGCGAGTCAGTATGAGACTCGCGCGCTCTTCTCGACGTCGAAGGACGGGACGCGCGTGCCGCTGTTCGTGACCATGAAAAAGGGACTCGCGCTCGACGGCAATAATCCGGCGATGCTCTACGGTTACGGTGGCTTCGATATCGCGACGACGCCGAGCTTCCGACCAGATGTTCTCGCGTGGCTCGAGCAAGGCGGTATCTGGGCCACCGCCAGCATGCGTGGCGGAAGCGAATACGGCGAGGCCTGGCACAAGGCAGGGATGTTCGAGCGGAAGCAGAATGTTTTCGACGACTTCATCGCCGCCGCCGAATATCTCGTGAAGGAGGGCTACTCCTCGCCGGCAAAGCTCGGGATCATGGGTGGATCCAATGGCGGGCTCCTCGTCGGCGCCGTCGAGGAGCAACGGCCGGAGCTGTTCGCCGTCGCGCTGCCTGCGGTCGGTGTGATGGACATGCTGCGCTATCACAAGTTCACCGGCGGTGGTGCGTGGGCAACGGAGTACGGCTCGGCCGACGACTCGACACAATTTCAGTACTTGGTAAAGTATTCGCCCGTGCATAACGTGAAGGCCGGTACCTGTTACCCGGCGACATTGATTACAACCGCGGATCACGACGATCGCGTCGTGCCGAGCCACTCGTTCAAGTTCGCGGCGGCGATGCAGGCGGCCCAGGGATGCGCGAAGCCGGTCGTGATTCGCGTCGAGACGCAGGGTTCACACGGCTATCGGCCAACCGACAAACGAATCGCAGAGCTAGCCGACGAATGGGCCTTCACGGCGGCAAACATGGGGATGACAACGAAGGTCACGCCGTAG
- a CDS encoding neutral zinc metallopeptidase, with the protein MRWTPGGESSNIEDRRGQGGGFIPGGRAGMGIGGAVVLLVLSLIFGRDFVTGSTSASGAGAPATTNGEIASTPAEDRLVQFVSFVLDDVQNTWRSILGDRHVPYQDAKLVLFRDATQSGCGTAESTMGPFYCALDQKVYIDLGFYDELQRRFGAPGDFAEAYVLAHELGHHVQHLLGIDAQARRLQHENPGTANAISVRLELQADCFAGIWGHSTEQRRLLQQGDIEEGLNAAAAVGDDRIQRATTGHVNAETFTHGSAAQRTAWFKRGLTTGQIEACDTFGDRGP; encoded by the coding sequence ATGCGTTGGACGCCTGGCGGGGAAAGCTCGAATATCGAAGATCGGCGTGGCCAGGGTGGTGGCTTCATCCCGGGCGGACGCGCGGGAATGGGAATCGGCGGCGCAGTCGTGCTACTGGTGTTGAGCCTGATCTTCGGTCGCGATTTTGTGACGGGCAGCACATCGGCGAGCGGCGCCGGCGCGCCGGCAACGACGAATGGCGAAATCGCGAGCACGCCGGCGGAGGATCGGCTCGTACAGTTCGTGTCGTTCGTGCTCGACGACGTTCAGAACACGTGGCGATCGATTCTCGGCGACCGACACGTCCCGTATCAGGATGCAAAGCTCGTCCTCTTCCGTGACGCGACGCAATCGGGATGCGGAACGGCCGAGTCGACGATGGGGCCGTTTTACTGCGCCCTCGATCAGAAGGTGTACATCGACCTCGGCTTCTACGACGAGCTGCAGCGCCGCTTCGGCGCGCCGGGCGATTTCGCGGAAGCCTACGTGCTGGCGCACGAGCTAGGACATCACGTTCAGCACCTACTCGGCATCGACGCACAAGCGCGGCGCCTTCAGCATGAAAATCCTGGAACCGCGAACGCCATTTCGGTGCGTCTCGAATTGCAAGCGGACTGTTTCGCGGGCATCTGGGGGCATAGCACCGAGCAGCGTCGGCTTCTCCAGCAGGGCGACATCGAAGAAGGTCTCAACGCCGCGGCTGCTGTCGGCGACGATCGAATCCAGCGCGCCACGACGGGCCACGTCAACGCGGAGACGTTCACTCACGGCTCCGCGGCGCAACGAACCGCCTGGTTCAAACGCGGCCTTACGACGGGCCAGATCGAAGCGTGCGACACGTTCGGCGACCGCGGGCCCTGA
- a CDS encoding branched-chain amino acid ABC transporter substrate-binding protein: MTVGQLVATITIAAAIGGGSTSCSRMGTSTNAGTDTVYIGVAATRTSPAYFRGVQLALDKLNAERPHSSPPFGMRMPPVLQATQVAVAARFRDDPSVIGVVGHTGSAQTMEAAPIYADAADGGRRAVVAVTPTATNPQVTRVNRWIFRVCPTDEDAARALARFAVDSLHVQRVAVVYRNDLFGRGFTRTIAPELTRGNVTITERDPYLAEITEYQAYAARIARSGSEAVIFAGGGVDAADLVRALHNESAHPAILGSDDVASILDGVKTIVPKVIPVTRGRTQRRRPPLTESDDRSLFRGVRFAAFYDPNRPTDGDAKQFAAEYARRFGVPPTPQAALAYDAAMLIGRAELAVGADRNRIRDWIASVGTALPPLRGVTGDIRFDDHGDAVAKPVVIGAIEP, translated from the coding sequence ATGACCGTCGGCCAACTCGTCGCCACGATTACGATTGCGGCTGCCATCGGCGGCGGCAGCACATCGTGCTCTCGTATGGGTACCAGCACAAACGCTGGGACTGATACCGTCTACATCGGCGTCGCCGCAACGCGCACGAGCCCAGCGTATTTTCGCGGCGTGCAGCTCGCGCTCGACAAGCTCAACGCCGAGCGTCCGCACAGCTCACCGCCGTTCGGAATGCGCATGCCGCCCGTGCTGCAAGCCACTCAGGTCGCGGTCGCGGCACGTTTCCGCGACGACCCGTCGGTGATCGGCGTTGTCGGCCACACCGGGAGCGCGCAAACAATGGAAGCGGCGCCGATCTATGCCGACGCCGCCGACGGCGGACGCCGAGCGGTCGTCGCGGTCACGCCGACAGCGACGAATCCGCAGGTGACACGCGTCAATCGGTGGATCTTCCGGGTGTGCCCCACCGACGAGGACGCCGCGCGCGCGCTGGCGCGCTTCGCCGTCGACTCGCTCCACGTGCAGCGCGTCGCGGTCGTGTATCGCAACGATTTATTCGGACGCGGCTTCACACGGACGATCGCGCCCGAGTTGACGCGCGGCAACGTCACGATCACGGAACGAGATCCGTACCTCGCGGAGATAACCGAGTACCAGGCCTATGCGGCCCGCATCGCGCGGAGCGGCAGCGAGGCCGTGATCTTCGCCGGCGGCGGTGTCGACGCCGCCGATCTCGTTCGTGCGCTGCATAACGAGTCAGCGCATCCCGCGATCCTTGGCTCGGACGACGTCGCGAGCATCCTCGATGGCGTGAAGACGATCGTACCGAAGGTCATTCCTGTAACGCGCGGGCGGACGCAGCGGCGCCGGCCGCCACTGACAGAAAGCGACGACCGATCGCTATTTCGCGGCGTTCGCTTCGCGGCCTTCTACGATCCCAACCGCCCGACCGACGGCGACGCGAAACAGTTCGCCGCGGAGTACGCGCGCCGGTTCGGTGTGCCGCCGACGCCGCAGGCAGCCCTGGCCTATGACGCGGCGATGCTCATCGGTCGCGCGGAGCTCGCCGTCGGCGCCGATCGAAATCGCATTCGTGACTGGATCGCATCCGTCGGCACCGCCTTGCCGCCGCTCCGCGGCGTCACCGGCGACATTCGCTTCGACGATCACGGGGACGCAGTCGCAAAACCAGTTGTGATCGGCGCCATCGAGCCATGA
- a CDS encoding DUF2199 domain-containing protein — MTHPIQTTIDFQDSEPFRFECARCGALHDGIPSFGWDFPAQYLAVADAERERRVVLSDDACIIDNEWFFIRGCLEIPVRGYREPLTYGVWLSLSRDSFARYLASVDDIDRRNGAQYFGWLCTAIPGYPDTQLLKSVIHVRSWPTRPFVQLDPTDHPLALEQRNGVNPWRVQQIVERITHPRHR, encoded by the coding sequence ATGACGCATCCAATTCAAACAACCATCGATTTTCAGGACTCGGAGCCATTTCGATTCGAGTGCGCGCGCTGCGGCGCGCTGCACGACGGCATTCCGAGCTTCGGCTGGGATTTCCCCGCGCAATACCTCGCTGTCGCCGACGCGGAGCGGGAACGGCGCGTGGTGCTCTCCGACGACGCCTGCATCATCGACAACGAGTGGTTCTTCATTCGCGGCTGTCTCGAGATTCCCGTCCGCGGCTATCGGGAGCCGCTGACCTACGGCGTCTGGCTCTCGCTCAGCCGCGACAGCTTCGCACGGTATTTGGCGAGCGTCGACGACATCGATCGCCGGAATGGCGCGCAATACTTCGGGTGGCTCTGCACGGCGATTCCCGGCTACCCTGATACGCAACTTCTAAAGAGTGTCATTCACGTCCGATCCTGGCCGACGCGCCCCTTCGTTCAACTCGATCCAACCGACCACCCGCTCGCGCTCGAACAGCGCAATGGCGTGAACCCCTGGCGTGTCCAGCAGATCGTCGAGCGGATCACGCATCCTCGGCACCGCTAG